The following are encoded in a window of Deinococcus sp. HSC-46F16 genomic DNA:
- a CDS encoding alcohol dehydrogenase catalytic domain-containing protein, with protein sequence MKAVVWQGVNRVSVETVPDPQILQPTDAVVRVTKTAICGSDLHLLDGYVPSMVHGDIVGHEFMGEVVEVGSEVRKVKVGDRVIVPFPIACGKCWYCQKGLTSLCDNSNPNPGLAEKFWGYSPAGLYGYSHITGGYAGGQAQFARTVYADANLFKVPDGLTDEQVLFLTDIFPTGFMGAENCQIEPGDVVAVFGAGPVGLFGIASAFLLGAERVIAIDRFPERLEMARTYGAETINYEEENVFELLKEMTGGRGPDSVMDAVGLEAQAHGMLGVADAVKQTTRVLESDRPHALRAAIMACRKGGTVSVPGVYGGLADKIPVGAFMNKGLTMKTGQTHVHRYLDRLTGYIQRGEIDPTRIITHRLSLEEAPHAYHIFKNKHDGCIKCVLDPWADPKDHEPTPAPQPQG encoded by the coding sequence TCAGCGTAGAGACGGTGCCCGATCCCCAAATCCTGCAACCCACCGACGCCGTCGTGCGCGTGACCAAAACCGCGATCTGCGGCTCGGACCTGCACCTGCTCGACGGCTACGTGCCCTCCATGGTCCACGGCGACATCGTGGGGCACGAGTTCATGGGCGAGGTCGTGGAGGTCGGCTCCGAGGTCCGCAAGGTCAAGGTGGGTGACCGGGTGATCGTGCCCTTCCCCATCGCCTGCGGCAAGTGCTGGTACTGCCAGAAGGGCCTGACCTCGCTGTGCGACAACTCCAACCCCAATCCGGGGCTGGCCGAGAAGTTCTGGGGCTACTCCCCCGCCGGGCTGTACGGCTACTCGCACATCACCGGTGGGTACGCGGGGGGGCAGGCCCAGTTTGCCCGCACCGTCTACGCCGACGCCAACCTGTTCAAGGTGCCCGACGGCCTGACCGACGAGCAGGTGCTGTTCCTCACCGACATCTTCCCGACCGGGTTCATGGGCGCCGAGAACTGCCAGATCGAGCCGGGCGACGTGGTGGCCGTCTTCGGGGCGGGTCCGGTGGGCCTCTTCGGGATTGCCAGCGCCTTCCTGCTGGGGGCCGAGCGCGTGATCGCCATCGACCGCTTTCCCGAGCGGCTGGAGATGGCCCGCACCTACGGCGCGGAGACGATCAACTACGAGGAGGAAAACGTCTTCGAACTCCTCAAGGAGATGACCGGCGGACGCGGCCCCGACAGCGTGATGGACGCGGTGGGGCTCGAAGCCCAGGCCCACGGCATGCTGGGCGTGGCCGACGCGGTCAAGCAGACCACCCGCGTGCTGGAGAGTGACCGCCCCCACGCACTGCGGGCCGCGATCATGGCCTGCCGCAAGGGGGGCACCGTCAGCGTGCCCGGTGTGTACGGCGGCCTCGCGGACAAGATTCCGGTGGGGGCCTTTATGAACAAGGGCCTGACCATGAAGACCGGGCAGACCCACGTGCACCGCTACCTCGACCGGCTGACCGGTTACATCCAGCGCGGCGAGATCGACCCCACCCGGATCATCACCCACCGCCTGAGCCTGGAGGAGGCGCCGCACGCCTACCACATCTTCAAAAACAAGCACGACGGCTGCATCAAGTGCGTCCTGGACCCCTGGGCCGATCCCAAGGACCACGAGC